In the genome of Streptomyces globosus, one region contains:
- a CDS encoding CobW family GTP-binding protein produces MNSRQPDRSDTRTPIPVVVLAGFLGSGKTTLLNHLLTHRGGTRIGVVVNDFGSIEIDAMSVAGQVGDSMVSLGGGCLCCAVDGSELDAYLERLSDPVHRIDVIVIEASGLAEPQEMIRMLAASENPAIRYGGLVEVVDAAEFDETRARHPETDRHLAAADLVVLNKTDRVDCAERARIEAELAALCPGIPLVAADHGRIDPGLLFDRRPWTETRGQLSFEDLIAEARDDGRDGGGPTDHTGHAHTQYESTEFVSEQALSPRRLIDFLDRRPAGLYRIKGFVYFGVPGHEERYAVHAVGRFLRFAPGPWGRGEPRLTRLVLIGSGTDGAALLRELDACREPAPQNAGPEAMWGILRYVARPAGAGPEADVPAEDPPAADHEDAPASAEV; encoded by the coding sequence GTGAACAGCAGGCAGCCCGACCGGTCCGACACCCGCACTCCGATCCCTGTCGTCGTCCTCGCCGGATTCCTCGGATCCGGCAAGACGACGCTGCTCAACCACCTCCTCACCCACCGCGGCGGCACCCGCATCGGGGTCGTGGTCAACGACTTCGGCTCCATCGAGATCGACGCGATGTCGGTGGCAGGCCAGGTCGGCGACTCCATGGTCTCCCTCGGCGGCGGCTGCCTGTGCTGCGCGGTCGACGGCAGCGAACTCGACGCCTACCTGGAGAGGCTCTCCGATCCCGTCCACCGGATCGACGTGATCGTCATCGAGGCGAGCGGCCTGGCCGAGCCGCAGGAGATGATCCGCATGCTGGCCGCCAGTGAGAACCCGGCCATCCGCTACGGCGGGCTGGTGGAGGTCGTGGATGCGGCCGAGTTCGACGAGACCCGCGCCAGGCACCCGGAGACCGACCGCCACCTTGCCGCCGCCGACCTGGTGGTGCTCAACAAGACCGACCGCGTCGACTGCGCGGAGCGCGCCCGCATCGAGGCCGAACTGGCCGCCCTGTGCCCGGGGATCCCCCTGGTCGCCGCCGACCACGGGCGCATCGACCCCGGGCTGCTGTTCGACCGCCGTCCGTGGACCGAGACGCGGGGGCAGCTGTCCTTCGAGGACCTGATCGCCGAGGCACGGGACGACGGCAGGGACGGCGGCGGCCCCACCGACCACACGGGGCACGCGCACACGCAGTACGAGAGCACGGAGTTCGTCTCCGAACAGGCCCTCAGCCCCCGCCGCCTGATCGACTTCCTCGACCGGCGCCCCGCCGGCCTCTACCGGATCAAGGGCTTCGTGTACTTCGGCGTCCCCGGGCACGAGGAGCGCTACGCGGTCCACGCCGTCGGCCGGTTCCTCCGCTTCGCACCCGGACCCTGGGGGCGGGGCGAGCCCCGGCTGACCCGCCTCGTCCTGATCGGGTCCGGCACCGACGGGGCAGCCCTGCTGCGGGAACTCGACGCCTGCCGCGAGCCGGCCCCGCAGAACGCCGGACCCGAGGCGATGTGGGGGATCCTCCGCTACGTCGCCCGCCCCGCCGGAGCCGGGCCGGAAGCGGACGTCCCCGCCGAGGACCCCCCGGCCGCCGACCACGAGGACGCCCCCGCCTCCGCGGAGGTGTGA
- a CDS encoding restriction endonuclease, with the protein MSRRSGGLIGTWAEAQRRQQQTQLVQQREAERRQRAYEREANRSHRQYREAEALRRTAALDAEVAALKGLLVAGCRAPAFRMASLVRPEQVAPFDPGALAQPVPLPRLEDFRRQSSGWTLGSQHRAQAERDAHARYTEAWQAATAAEARRQQQLAAYRQQYDRWAAEQLAGVREHNSGLAELADALRAGSAEAAVEYFSAALYASTAWPEALPRQVAAAYDPAARELVLDWELPGYPVVPEARAVQYLPSTGQDKVKPRPVTERRALYRDVLAQCMLLVLRELYAADEFGALDSVTVNGFVDCHDPATGREARFVLATVSAARSAFAGLRLEQVSAVDCLVSGLGGQLSARPDQRTAVRAGRRPDEVGGGVVSHGGGAEDDEPDLFAMDPIDFENLVAELFRAMGMEAVTTQRSNDGGVDVEALDPAPIRGGRIVVQVKRYRRTVPPTAVRDLYGTVQDKGANKGVLVTTASFGPGSYTFANGKPLELVPGPALVELLHQHGLRGRLGPADGPAAAAPAPTGTAGAAGAGAGSAAGPDAPADHNVLGMSWSGPVALDVCALVCQGSRVLTEDHFVFYNNPRTPDGSVRAHPPTAPDKAALAVSFDGLPQSADRLVLVAAVDPEADPHADLTGFTDAGIRLLAADGAELGRLDVSDGRPGETALVLGSFRRRANGDWDFVAGGKGYRDGLAALLADHGVEVA; encoded by the coding sequence ATGAGTCGTCGGTCGGGCGGATTGATCGGGACCTGGGCCGAGGCCCAGCGGCGGCAGCAGCAGACGCAGCTGGTCCAGCAGCGGGAGGCCGAACGCCGGCAGCGGGCCTACGAGCGGGAGGCGAACCGCAGCCACCGGCAGTACCGCGAGGCCGAGGCCCTGCGCCGCACCGCCGCCCTCGACGCCGAGGTCGCCGCCCTCAAGGGGCTGCTGGTCGCCGGCTGCCGTGCGCCGGCGTTCCGGATGGCCTCCCTGGTCCGCCCCGAGCAGGTCGCCCCCTTCGACCCCGGCGCGCTGGCGCAGCCCGTACCGCTCCCGCGCCTGGAGGACTTCCGGCGGCAGAGCAGCGGCTGGACCCTCGGCTCGCAGCACCGGGCGCAGGCGGAGCGAGACGCCCACGCCCGGTACACCGAGGCCTGGCAGGCCGCGACCGCCGCGGAGGCCCGGCGGCAGCAGCAGCTCGCCGCGTACCGGCAGCAGTACGACCGGTGGGCGGCCGAGCAGCTCGCCGGGGTCCGCGAGCACAACAGCGGGCTCGCCGAGCTGGCCGACGCCCTGCGCGCGGGCAGCGCCGAGGCCGCGGTCGAGTACTTCTCCGCCGCCCTGTACGCCTCCACGGCCTGGCCCGAGGCGCTGCCGCGGCAGGTGGCCGCCGCCTACGACCCCGCCGCGCGCGAGCTGGTCCTGGACTGGGAGCTGCCCGGCTACCCGGTGGTCCCGGAGGCCAGGGCGGTGCAGTACCTGCCCAGCACCGGCCAGGACAAGGTCAAGCCGCGTCCGGTGACGGAGCGCCGGGCCCTGTACCGGGACGTGCTGGCGCAGTGCATGCTGCTGGTCCTGCGGGAGCTGTACGCCGCCGACGAGTTCGGCGCCCTGGACTCCGTCACCGTCAACGGCTTCGTCGACTGCCACGACCCCGCGACGGGCCGGGAGGCGCGGTTCGTGCTCGCCACCGTCTCCGCGGCGCGCAGCGCCTTCGCGGGGCTGCGGCTGGAGCAGGTCAGCGCCGTCGACTGCCTGGTCTCGGGGCTCGGCGGGCAGCTGTCGGCACGCCCCGACCAGCGCACGGCGGTCCGGGCCGGGCGCCGGCCGGACGAGGTCGGCGGCGGTGTCGTCAGCCACGGCGGAGGCGCGGAAGACGACGAGCCGGACCTGTTCGCGATGGACCCGATCGACTTCGAGAACCTGGTCGCGGAGCTGTTCCGGGCGATGGGCATGGAGGCGGTCACGACGCAGCGGTCGAACGACGGCGGTGTCGACGTGGAGGCGCTGGACCCGGCCCCGATCCGGGGCGGTCGGATCGTGGTGCAGGTCAAGCGCTACCGCAGGACGGTGCCGCCGACGGCCGTACGCGATCTGTACGGCACCGTGCAGGACAAGGGGGCGAACAAGGGCGTGCTCGTCACGACTGCCTCCTTCGGGCCGGGTTCGTACACCTTTGCCAACGGCAAGCCACTGGAGTTGGTTCCCGGTCCGGCCCTGGTGGAGCTGCTGCACCAGCACGGGCTGCGCGGCCGGCTCGGCCCGGCCGACGGCCCGGCGGCGGCCGCACCCGCGCCGACCGGCACGGCCGGGGCGGCCGGGGCGGGTGCCGGGTCCGCGGCCGGGCCCGACGCCCCTGCGGACCACAACGTCCTGGGCATGTCCTGGTCCGGCCCGGTGGCCCTGGACGTGTGCGCGCTGGTCTGCCAGGGCAGCCGGGTGCTGACCGAGGACCACTTCGTCTTCTACAACAACCCCCGCACCCCGGACGGCTCGGTGCGGGCCCATCCGCCCACGGCGCCGGACAAGGCCGCCCTGGCCGTCTCGTTCGACGGGCTGCCGCAGTCCGCGGACCGGCTGGTCCTCGTCGCCGCGGTCGACCCGGAAGCCGACCCGCACGCCGACCTGACCGGTTTCACCGACGCCGGCATCCGGCTCCTCGCGGCCGACGGCGCCGAGCTCGGCCGTCTGGACGTCTCCGACGGCCGCCCGGGCGAAACCGCGCTGGTCCTCGGCTCCTTCCGGCGCCGCGCCAACGGCGACTGGGACTTCGTGGCGGGCGGGAAGGGCTACCGCGACGGCCTCGCGGCCCTGCTCGCCGACCACGGCGTCGAGGTGGCCTGA
- a CDS encoding DNA gyrase/topoisomerase IV subunit A → MARRSTKTPPPEDFEENILDIDVVDEMQGSFLEYAYSVIYSRALPDARDGMKPVHRRIVYQMSEMGLRPDRGYVKCARVVGEVMGKLHPHGDASIYDALVRMAQPFSMRLPLVDGHGNFGSLGNDDPPAAMRYTECRMADATSLMTESIDEDTVDFQANYDGQEREPVALPAAYPNLLVNGASGIAVGMATNMPPHNLGEVIAAARHLIRYPQADLEALMRFVPGPDLPTGGRIVGLSGIKDAYENGRGSFKIRATVSVENVTARRKGLVVTELPFTVGPEKVVAKIKDLVGAKKLQGIADVKDLTDRAHGLRLVIEIKNGFHPEAVLEQLYKLTPMEESFGINNVALVDGQPLTLGLKELLEVYLDHRFDVVRRRSEFRRGKRRDRLHLVEGLLVALLDIDEVIRIIRDSDNSAQAKERLMERFSLSEVQTQYILDTPLRRLTRFDRIELEAERDRLTTEIEELTRILESDAELRKLVSSELAAVAKKFGTERRTVLLESAGTAVAAVPLEVADDPCRVLLSSTGLLARTATGDPVVAEEGAPRARHDLIVSQVAATARGDVGAVTSHGRLLRLAVIDLPQLPDTHAAPNLAGGAPLSEFLSGLAPDEQVVCLTSLDESSQGLALGTEQGVVKRVVPDYPANKDELEVITLKEGDRIVGAVELRTGEEDLVFITDDAQLLRYPASQVRPQGRPAGGMAGIKLGSGAKVIHFSAVDPARDALVLTVAGSRGTLDDSVLSGKLTPFDQYPRKGRATGGVRCQRFLKGEELLTFAWAGNAPARAAAANGAPAALPAADPRRDGSGTALPAAVSVVAGSAL, encoded by the coding sequence ATGGCCCGCCGCAGCACGAAGACCCCGCCGCCGGAGGACTTCGAGGAGAACATCCTCGACATCGACGTCGTCGACGAAATGCAGGGCTCCTTCCTCGAGTACGCGTACTCGGTGATCTACTCCCGCGCCCTGCCCGACGCCCGCGACGGCATGAAGCCGGTGCACCGGCGCATCGTCTACCAGATGAGCGAGATGGGCCTGCGCCCCGACCGCGGGTACGTGAAGTGCGCCCGCGTCGTCGGCGAGGTCATGGGCAAGCTGCACCCGCACGGCGACGCGTCGATCTACGACGCCCTCGTGCGCATGGCGCAGCCGTTCTCGATGCGCCTCCCCCTGGTCGACGGGCACGGCAACTTCGGCTCGCTGGGCAACGACGACCCGCCGGCCGCCATGCGCTACACCGAGTGCCGCATGGCGGACGCCACGTCGCTGATGACGGAGTCGATCGACGAGGACACCGTCGACTTCCAGGCCAACTACGACGGCCAGGAGCGCGAGCCGGTCGCCCTGCCCGCCGCGTACCCGAACCTGCTGGTCAACGGCGCGTCCGGGATCGCCGTCGGCATGGCGACGAACATGCCGCCGCACAACCTGGGCGAGGTCATCGCGGCCGCGCGCCACCTGATCCGCTACCCGCAGGCGGACCTGGAGGCGCTGATGCGCTTCGTCCCCGGCCCGGACCTGCCCACGGGCGGCAGGATCGTGGGCCTGTCGGGCATCAAGGACGCGTACGAGAACGGGCGCGGCAGCTTCAAGATCCGCGCGACGGTGTCCGTGGAGAACGTGACGGCCCGCCGCAAGGGGCTGGTGGTCACCGAACTGCCCTTCACGGTCGGCCCGGAGAAGGTCGTCGCGAAGATCAAGGACCTGGTGGGCGCGAAGAAGCTCCAGGGCATCGCCGACGTCAAGGACCTCACCGACCGCGCGCACGGCCTGCGCCTGGTCATCGAGATCAAGAACGGCTTCCACCCGGAGGCCGTCCTGGAGCAGCTCTACAAGCTGACGCCGATGGAGGAGTCCTTCGGCATCAACAACGTCGCCCTGGTCGACGGCCAGCCGCTGACGCTGGGCCTGAAGGAGCTGCTGGAGGTCTACCTCGACCACCGCTTCGACGTGGTGCGCCGGCGCAGCGAGTTCCGCCGCGGCAAGCGGCGCGACCGGCTCCACCTCGTGGAGGGCCTGCTGGTCGCCCTCCTCGACATCGACGAGGTCATCCGGATCATCCGGGACAGCGACAACTCGGCGCAGGCGAAGGAGCGGCTCATGGAGCGCTTCTCGCTGAGCGAGGTGCAGACCCAGTACATCCTCGACACCCCGCTGCGCCGGCTCACCCGCTTCGACCGGATCGAACTGGAGGCCGAGCGCGACCGCCTCACCACCGAGATCGAGGAGCTGACCCGGATCCTCGAGTCGGACGCGGAGCTGCGCAAGCTGGTCTCCTCCGAGCTGGCGGCGGTCGCCAAGAAGTTCGGCACCGAGCGCCGCACGGTCCTGCTGGAGTCCGCGGGCACCGCCGTCGCGGCGGTCCCCCTGGAGGTCGCCGACGACCCGTGCCGGGTCCTGCTGTCCTCGACGGGCCTGCTGGCGCGCACGGCGACCGGGGATCCGGTCGTGGCGGAGGAGGGTGCCCCGCGCGCCAGGCACGACCTGATCGTCTCCCAGGTCGCGGCGACGGCCCGCGGCGACGTCGGCGCGGTCACCTCGCACGGCCGGCTGCTGCGGCTGGCGGTGATCGACCTCCCGCAGCTGCCCGACACGCACGCCGCGCCGAACCTGGCCGGCGGGGCGCCGCTGTCGGAGTTCCTCTCCGGGCTCGCCCCGGACGAGCAGGTCGTCTGCCTGACCTCCCTGGACGAGTCCTCCCAGGGGCTCGCGCTCGGCACCGAGCAGGGCGTGGTCAAGCGCGTCGTGCCCGACTACCCGGCGAACAAGGACGAGCTGGAGGTCATCACCCTCAAGGAGGGCGACCGGATCGTCGGCGCGGTCGAGCTGCGCACCGGCGAGGAGGACCTCGTCTTCATCACCGACGACGCCCAGCTGCTGCGCTATCCGGCCTCGCAGGTGCGCCCGCAGGGCCGCCCGGCCGGCGGCATGGCCGGCATCAAGCTCGGCTCCGGCGCCAAGGTGATCCACTTCTCGGCGGTCGACCCGGCGCGCGACGCGCTGGTGCTCACCGTGGCCGGGTCCCGCGGCACCCTCGACGACTCGGTGCTGTCCGGGAAGCTGACCCCGTTCGACCAGTACCCGCGCAAGGGCCGGGCCACCGGCGGCGTCCGCTGCCAGCGGTTCCTCAAGGGCGAGGAGCTGCTGACCTTCGCCTGGGCGGGCAACGCCCCGGCGAGGGCGGCCGCGGCGAACGGCGCCCCCGCCGCACTGCCGGCCGCGGACCCGCGCCGCGACGGCTCGGGCACCGCGCTGCCCGCCGCGGTCTCCGTGGTGGCGGGCTCCGCGCTGTAG
- a CDS encoding M16 family metallopeptidase gives MGHTATAQAGSGGLTATEHRLANGLRVVLSEDHLTPVAAVCLWYDVGSRHEVKGRTGLAHLFEHLMFQGSASVPGNGHFELVQGAGGSLNGTTSFERTNYFETMPAHQLELALWLEADRMGSLLAALDEESMENQRDVVKNERRQRYDNVPYGTAFERLTAMAYPEPHPYHHTPIGSMADLDAASLEDARAFFRTYYAPNNAVLSVVGDIDPEQTLAWIEKYFGTIPAHDGKQPPRDGTLPDTMGGQLREEITEDVPARALMAAYRLPHDGTRECDAADVALTVLGGGESSRLHNRLVRRDQTAVAASFGMLRLAGAPSMGWLDVKTSSGVEVPAIEAAVDEELARFAAEGPTAEEMERAQAQLEREWLDRLGTVAGRADELCRFAVLFGDPQLALTAVQRVLDVTAEEVQAVAAARLRPDNRAVLVYEPLAADDSDANENENEGAEQ, from the coding sequence ATGGGTCACACGGCCACAGCCCAGGCCGGCTCCGGCGGCCTGACAGCGACCGAGCACCGGCTGGCCAACGGCCTGCGCGTGGTGCTCTCCGAGGACCACCTGACCCCGGTCGCGGCGGTCTGCCTGTGGTACGACGTCGGCTCGCGCCACGAAGTCAAGGGACGCACCGGCCTGGCTCACCTCTTCGAGCACCTGATGTTCCAGGGCTCCGCGAGCGTACCGGGGAACGGCCACTTCGAGCTCGTCCAGGGCGCCGGCGGCTCCCTCAACGGCACGACGAGCTTCGAGCGCACCAACTACTTCGAGACCATGCCGGCCCACCAGCTGGAGCTGGCGCTGTGGCTCGAGGCGGACCGGATGGGCTCGCTGCTGGCCGCCCTGGACGAGGAGTCCATGGAGAACCAGCGCGACGTCGTCAAGAACGAGCGCCGCCAGCGCTACGACAACGTCCCGTACGGCACCGCCTTCGAGCGGCTGACCGCCATGGCGTACCCCGAGCCCCACCCCTACCACCACACGCCGATCGGCTCCATGGCCGACCTGGACGCGGCCTCGCTGGAGGACGCGCGCGCGTTCTTCCGCACCTACTACGCGCCCAACAACGCGGTGCTGTCGGTCGTCGGCGACATCGACCCGGAGCAGACGCTCGCCTGGATCGAGAAGTACTTCGGCACCATCCCCGCCCACGACGGCAAGCAGCCCCCGCGCGACGGCACGCTGCCCGACACCATGGGCGGCCAGCTCCGCGAGGAGATCACCGAGGACGTCCCGGCCCGCGCCCTGATGGCCGCCTACCGGCTGCCCCACGACGGCACCCGCGAGTGCGACGCCGCCGACGTGGCGCTGACCGTCCTCGGCGGAGGCGAGTCCTCCCGCCTGCACAACCGGCTGGTCCGCCGCGACCAGACGGCCGTCGCGGCCAGCTTCGGCATGCTCCGCCTCGCCGGCGCCCCCTCGATGGGCTGGCTGGACGTGAAGACCTCCAGCGGCGTCGAGGTGCCCGCCATCGAGGCCGCCGTGGACGAGGAGCTGGCCCGGTTCGCCGCCGAGGGCCCCACGGCCGAGGAGATGGAGCGCGCCCAGGCCCAGCTGGAGCGCGAGTGGCTGGACCGGCTGGGCACCGTCGCCGGCCGGGCCGACGAACTGTGCCGCTTCGCGGTCCTCTTCGGCGACCCGCAGCTGGCGCTGACCGCCGTGCAGCGCGTCCTCGACGTCACCGCCGAGGAGGTGCAGGCCGTCGCCGCGGCCCGGCTGCGCCCCGACAACCGCGCGGTGCTCGTCTACGAGCCCCTCGCCGCCGACGACTCCGACGCGAACGAGAACGAGAACGAGGGGGCGGAGCAGTGA
- a CDS encoding M16 family metallopeptidase: MTFHPRPAAGQPKPWAFPAPERSALPNGLTVLRCHRPGQQVVAVEVNLAAPLDAEPEGLDGVATIMARALSEGTDKHSAEEFAAELERCGATLDAHADHPGLRVSLEVPASRLAKALGLLAEALRAPAFADSEVDRLVRNRLDEIPHELANPQRRAAKELYRQLFPASLRMSRPRQGTEETVARIDSAAVRAFYEAHVRPATATAVIVGDLAGIDLDALLADTLGAWTGNAGQARPVPPVESDDTGRVVIVDRPGAVQTQLLIGRTGPDRHDRVWAAQVLGTYCLGGTLTSRLDKVLREEKGYTYGVRAFGQVLRSTADGRGASMLAISGSVDTPHTGPALEDLWKVLRTLAEGGLTDAERDVAVQNLVGVAPLKFETAAAVAGTLADQVEQELPDDYQAQLYARLAETGTVEATTAVVQAFPVDRLVTVLVGDAAQIEGPVRALGIGEVTVVGN; encoded by the coding sequence ATGACCTTCCACCCGCGGCCCGCGGCCGGGCAGCCCAAGCCGTGGGCGTTCCCCGCCCCCGAGCGGAGCGCCCTGCCCAACGGCCTGACCGTGCTGCGCTGCCACCGGCCCGGCCAGCAGGTCGTCGCGGTCGAGGTGAACCTCGCCGCACCGCTGGACGCCGAGCCGGAGGGGCTGGACGGCGTCGCCACCATCATGGCCCGCGCCCTGTCCGAGGGCACCGACAAGCACTCCGCCGAGGAGTTCGCCGCCGAGCTGGAGCGCTGCGGCGCCACCCTCGACGCGCACGCCGACCACCCCGGCCTGCGCGTCTCCCTGGAGGTCCCCGCCTCGCGGCTGGCCAAGGCCCTCGGCCTGCTCGCCGAGGCGCTGCGCGCGCCGGCGTTCGCCGACAGCGAGGTCGACCGACTCGTCCGCAACCGCCTGGACGAGATCCCGCACGAGCTGGCCAACCCGCAGCGCCGCGCCGCCAAGGAGCTCTACCGGCAGCTCTTCCCGGCCTCCCTGCGCATGTCCCGGCCCCGCCAGGGCACCGAGGAGACCGTCGCCCGGATCGACTCCGCCGCCGTGCGCGCCTTCTACGAGGCGCACGTGCGCCCCGCGACGGCCACCGCGGTGATCGTCGGCGACCTGGCCGGCATCGACCTGGACGCGCTCCTGGCCGACACCCTGGGCGCCTGGACGGGCAACGCGGGCCAGGCCCGACCCGTGCCCCCGGTCGAGTCCGACGACACCGGCCGCGTCGTCATCGTCGACCGGCCCGGCGCCGTCCAGACCCAGCTGCTGATCGGCCGAACCGGCCCCGACCGGCACGACCGGGTCTGGGCCGCGCAGGTCCTCGGCACGTACTGCCTGGGCGGCACCCTCACCTCGCGCCTGGACAAGGTGCTGCGCGAGGAGAAGGGGTACACGTACGGCGTGCGCGCCTTCGGCCAGGTGCTGCGCTCCACCGCCGACGGGCGGGGCGCCTCGATGCTCGCCATCAGCGGGTCCGTGGACACCCCCCACACCGGTCCGGCGCTGGAGGACCTCTGGAAGGTGCTGCGGACCCTCGCCGAGGGCGGTCTGACGGACGCCGAGCGGGACGTCGCCGTGCAGAACCTGGTGGGCGTGGCCCCGCTGAAGTTCGAGACGGCCGCGGCGGTCGCCGGCACCCTCGCCGACCAGGTCGAGCAGGAACTCCCGGACGACTACCAGGCGCAGCTGTACGCGCGGCTGGCGGAGACGGGCACCGTGGAGGCCACCACGGCCGTCGTGCAGGCCTTCCCGGTGGACCGGCTGGTCACCGTGCTCGTCGGCGACGCCGCCCAGATCGAGGGCCCGGTGCGCGCGTTGGGAATCGGAGAGGTGACCGTCGTCGGCAACTGA
- a CDS encoding M23 family metallopeptidase has translation MAFGSRAAGKHRGSSRLSRKTAGYAGVAALATTGVVGTLAAPAFAATDKGPSMEDTGLNAVVTAEDVAGQVEAQADAQRAAAEAAALKAQAEADAKARAAEARQKAEEKAKAEREAAERAAREEERKRLNTFVSPLAGSYVSTQYRAGGGMWSSGSHTGIDFHANEGSVVRAVGVGTVVEAGWGGAYGNNVVIRHADGTYTQYGHLNSLSVSVGQQVTPGQQIGLSGSTGNSSGPHLHFEARTGANYGSDIDPIAYLRSHGVSL, from the coding sequence ATGGCCTTTGGCAGCCGTGCCGCCGGCAAGCACCGTGGTTCCAGCCGTCTGAGCCGCAAGACCGCCGGATACGCCGGCGTCGCCGCCCTCGCCACCACCGGCGTGGTGGGCACCCTCGCCGCCCCGGCCTTCGCCGCGACGGACAAGGGCCCCTCCATGGAGGACACCGGTCTGAACGCGGTCGTCACCGCCGAGGACGTCGCGGGCCAGGTCGAGGCCCAGGCCGACGCCCAGCGGGCCGCCGCCGAGGCCGCCGCCCTGAAGGCGCAGGCCGAGGCCGACGCCAAGGCGCGCGCCGCCGAGGCCAGGCAGAAGGCCGAGGAGAAGGCGAAGGCCGAGCGCGAGGCCGCCGAGCGCGCCGCCCGCGAGGAGGAGCGCAAGCGCCTCAACACCTTCGTCTCCCCGCTCGCCGGCTCCTACGTCAGCACCCAGTACCGCGCCGGCGGCGGCATGTGGTCCTCCGGCAGCCACACCGGGATCGACTTCCACGCCAACGAGGGCTCCGTCGTCCGCGCCGTCGGCGTCGGCACCGTCGTCGAGGCCGGCTGGGGCGGCGCCTACGGCAACAACGTCGTGATCCGGCACGCCGACGGCACCTACACCCAGTACGGCCACCTCAACTCGCTGAGCGTCTCGGTCGGCCAGCAGGTCACCCCGGGCCAGCAGATCGGCCTCTCCGGCTCCACCGGCAACTCCAGCGGCCCGCACCTGCACTTCGAGGCCCGCACCGGCGCCAACTACGGCTCGGACATCGACCCGATCGCCTACCTGCGCAGCCACGGCGTCAGCCTCTGA